One part of the Synergistota bacterium genome encodes these proteins:
- a CDS encoding adenine phosphoribosyltransferase, whose translation MDLKERIRSIPDFPKKGILFRDITTLIKDKEAFKEALERLAEPFKGKAIDKVAAIEARGFIFGTPLAYILGAGFVPVRKAGKLPADKIFERCTLEYGEERLEIHVDAISKGEKVLIVDDLLATGGTVLATKRLIERLGGEVLGFAFLIELRELNGREALRGYDVYSVIQF comes from the coding sequence ATAGATCTAAAGGAGAGGATAAGATCCATACCTGATTTTCCAAAGAAAGGGATACTTTTCAGGGACATAACCACGCTTATAAAGGATAAGGAGGCTTTTAAGGAGGCTTTAGAACGTTTGGCTGAGCCTTTCAAGGGAAAGGCTATAGATAAGGTAGCTGCTATTGAGGCAAGAGGGTTTATATTTGGTACACCTTTGGCTTACATTTTAGGGGCTGGTTTTGTTCCTGTAAGGAAAGCTGGAAAGCTTCCTGCTGATAAGATCTTTGAAAGATGTACTCTTGAATATGGTGAGGAGCGCTTAGAGATTCATGTGGATGCTATATCTAAGGGAGAAAAGGTTTTGATAGTGGATGATCTTTTGGCTACTGGTGGAACCGTTTTAGCCACTAAGAGGTTAATTGAGCGGCTTGGTGGGGAGGTGTTGGGTTTTGCATTCCTCATTGAACTCAGAGAGCTTAACGGGAGAGAAGCGCTTAGAGGATACGACGTCTATAGCGTTATCCAGTTCTGA